From Xyrauchen texanus isolate HMW12.3.18 chromosome 9, RBS_HiC_50CHRs, whole genome shotgun sequence, the proteins below share one genomic window:
- the LOC127649211 gene encoding uncharacterized protein LOC127649211 gives MEDAKIGAALLLLCGYLVGFMMLSLEFDRRRENLRQSTERARERRAKRRKLLRKFGMFHFTMAQREMHRFRIRRKILLRLCALRSSPSVWVYKREDDWWKTVVPSFTDHQWKEHFRMSKETFQYICRRVQPAMEKMDTRYRLSVPLQKRVAVALWKLATNAEYRTVAHLFGVGIATACDCVRDFCSSVLEILMPEVIQVPTAEEMNEMTLCFEQRWGLPQCVGSIGSSHIPILAPLEFHKEYINCKGWGSILLQTVVDGNGLFWNVFVGLPGSLPSTRVLHLSPLWKLAERDMLFPQQQRCIGGQAIGHYILGDADYPLRSWLMTPFTDDGHLTEGQRVYNYTTSKARVVVENAFDRLKGRWRCLLERNDCSLERVKSMVLTSCVLHNLCESNGEEYREEWGKSVPFAQPDEPLAPGAETEGMGVRAALVHYLTTVDN, from the exons ATGGAGGACGCCAAGATCGGAGCTGCACTTTTGTTACTCTGTGGATACTTGGTTGGTTTTATGATGTTATCACTGGAGTTTGATAGACGACGTGAAAACCTGAGACAATCGACCGAAAGAGCAAGGGAGAGGAGAGCGAAGAGGCGAAAACTGCTGCGAAAGTTTGGAATGTTTCATTTCACGATGGCCCAAAGAGAAATGCATCGCTTCAGGATTAGGAGAAAG ATATTGTTGCGTCTGTGTGCACTACGTTCCTCACCATCTGTTTGGGTTTACAAAAGAGAAGATGACTGGTGGAAAACCGTCGTTCCCAGTTTTACCGACCACCAGTGGAAGGAACATTTCCGGATGTCTAAAGAAACGTTTCAGTACATCTGTCGTCGTGTGCAGCCTGCGATGGAGAAGATGGACACGAGGTATCGTCTGTCTGTGCCACTCCAAAAAAGAGTTGCTGTTGCTCTGTGGAAGCTAGCCACAAACGCCGAGTACAGGACTGTTGCCCATCTTTTTGGAGTTGGCATTGCAACTGCCTGTGACTGCGTGAGAGACTTCTGCTCCTCTGTGTTAGAGATTCTAATGCCCGAAGTTATTCAGGTACCTACTGCAGAGGAGATGAACGAAATGACTCTGTGCTTCGAGCAAAGGTGGGGGCTACCACAATGTGTTGGCTCAATTGGTAGCTCACATATCCCCATTTTGGCTCCACTGGAGTTTCACAAGGAATATATCAATTGTAAGGGATGGGGCTCCATTTTATTGCAGACAGTAGTTGATGGGAATGGGCTCTTTTGGAATGTCTTTGTTGGACTACCTGGCAGCTTGCCCAGTACCAGAGTACTACATTTGTCCCCATTGTGGAAACTGGCCGAAAGGGACATGCTGTTTCCTCAACAACAAAGGTGCATTGGTGGGCAAGCCATAGGCCACTACATTCTTGGAGATGCAGACTATCCACTAAGAAGTTGGCTCATGACGCCTTTTACTGACGACGGCCATCTGACTGAAGGGCAACGTGTGTACAACTATACGACCAGCAAGGCAAGGGTGGTTGTTGAAAATGCCTTTGACAGACTGAAGGGAAGATGGAGATGTTTGCTGGAACGCAATGACTGCAGCCTTGAGAGAGTGAAGTCCATGGTGCTCACCAGCTGTGTGCTCCATAACCTCTGTGAGAGCAATGGTGAAGAGTACAGGGAGGAATGGGGTAAATCAGTCCCATTTGCCCAGCCGGATGAGCCGCTGGCACCTGGTGCAGAGACTGAAGGAATGGGAGTACGTGCAGCCTTAGTGCATTATCTGACCACTGTTGACAACTAA
- the LOC127649210 gene encoding uncharacterized protein LOC127649210, whose protein sequence is MEKYSDKWTDSEVQALFSIYSSEEIQRDFESSKRNSKVYTNISAQLCEVGIQHNAKQCREKIKKLKQDYKKIKDHNNQSGSDRRTGKWFEAMDAILGHKPPYTGNVGRKASTELMASDTDTSAEEPSIDYVLTDSNDEEEPPITMKKQTSCSWYSDDHANSTQIQMEKYSDKWTDTEVQTLLGIYSTEDIQRDFESSKRNSKVYANISAQLCEVGIHHNAKQCREKLKKLKQDYKKIKDHNNKSCSDRRTGKWFETMDAILGHKPAYTGNVGIKYPAADHLEPVASDTDTSAEGPSIDYVLTDSDEKEESTAALSKKTPCNCHSSECANFLHVKMGKYSDKWTDFEVQALLNIYSSEEIQRGFESSTRKSKVYANISAQLCVTGIHHTVKQCREKLKKLKQDYKKIKDHNNQIGSDHRTGKWFEAMDAILGHKPPYNGNVERKDSTAVHLEPIASDTSVEEPSVDSTVLTDCTFASDAPSASSTPNHPVSTPAGLRVRPGKRKRDALVMALKEMREMEEARQREANAAMERFLQMMEEQESREAAARARELAEHREEAAEARRQQAAFQQSFLALFAKLVEGGQHPAHPTLD, encoded by the exons ATGGAGAAGTATTCCGATAAGTGGACCGACAGCGAGGTACAGGCGTTATTTAGCATTTACTCGTCGGAGGAAATTCAGAGAGATTTTGAATCGTCGAAGCGTAACAGCAAAGTGTACACGAATATCTCCGCACAGCTGTGTGAGGTCGGGATCCAGCACAATGCTAAACAGTGTcgggaaaaaattaaaaaactgaaGCAAGACTACAAAAAAATCAAAGACCACAACAACCAAAGTGGGTCTGATCGCCGGACTGGAAAATGGTTTGAGGCCATGGACGCAATCCTTGGTCACAAACCACCATACACTGGAAATGTGGGAAGAAAGGCATCGACAGAGCTCATGGCCAGCGACACCGACACGTCTGCTGAAG AACCATCTATTGATTATGTGCTCACAGACAGTAATGATGAAGAAGAGCCACCAATCACCATGAAAAAACAAACGTCTTGTAGCTGGTACTCCGACGATCATGCTAATTCTACACAGATACAAATGGAGAAGTATTCCGACAAGTGGACTGACACTGAGGTACAAACCTTACTTGGCATTTATTCAACGGAGGATATCCAGAGAGATTTTGAATCGTCGAAGCGTAACAGCAAAGTGTACGCAAATATCTCCGCACAGCTGTGTGAGGTCGGGATCCACCACAATGCTAAACAGTGTCGGGAAAAACTTAAAAAACTGAAGCAAGACTACAAAAAAATCAAAGACCACAACAACAAAAGTTGCTCGGATCGGCGGACTGGAAAATGGTTTGAGACCATGGACGCAATCCTTGGTCACAAACCAGCATACACTGGAAATGTGGGAATAAAGTATCCTGCAGCCGACCATTTGGAGCCCGTGGCCAGCGACACCGACACGTCTGCTGAAG GACCGTCTATTGATTATGTGCTCACAGACAGCGATGAGAAAGAAGAATCCACAGCCGCCTTAAGTAAAAAAACACCTTGTAACTGCCACTCAAGCGAGTGTGCtaattttttacatgtaaaaatggGCAAGTATTCTGACAAGTGGACTGATTTTGAAGTACAAGCATTGCTTAACATTTACTCGTCAGAGGAAATACAGAGAGGTTTTGAGTCATCGACACGTAAGAGCAAAGTGTACGCAAATATCTCAGCACAGCTGTGTGTGACTGGGATCCACCACACTGTAAAGCAGTGTCGGGAAAAACTTAAAAAACTGAAGCAagactacaaaaaaataaaagaccaCAACAACCAAATTGGGTCTGATCACCGGACTGGAAAATGGTTTGAGGCCATGGATGCAATCCTTGGTCACAAACCACCATACAATGGAAATGTAGAAAGAAAGGATTCGACAGCTGTCCATTTGGAGCCTATAGCCAGCGACACCTCTGTAGAAG AACCGTCTGTTGATTCTACTGTGCTCACAGACTGTACTTTTGCCAGCGATGCCCCTTCGGCCTCCAGCACCCCTAACCATCCAGTCTCTACTCCTGCTGGCTTGCGTGTGAGACCAG GAAAGAGGAAAAGAGATGCACTTGTTATGGCACTTAAGGAAAtgagggagatggaggaggcaaGGCAGAGAGAAGCCAACGCTGCTATGGAACGTTTTTTACAAATGATGGAGGAGCAAGAGTCAAGAGAGGCTGCAGCACGGGCAAGGGAGCTGGCAGAGCATCGGGAAGAAGCCGCAGAGGCAAGGCGCCAGCAGGCCGCATTTCAGCAGAGCTTTCTGGCCCTTTTTGCAAAGCTTGTGGAGGGTGGACAACACCCTGCCCACCCAACACTGGACTAA